TTTACTGAAAAAAAATAATATATTTTATTAAGTATCAATTAAGAAGTTCCCCATCGGCTCATAGGAGAGGGACCCTTAATATTTTTTGCCCCGTTTTCAACCAGATAGCGCCAGGGGTATCTATAAGTAAATACAAGGGGGATAGTAAGACGCTCTTGAGAGTCTGTTATTAAACAAGAGGTTCGAAAACAAATACGGATATTAAAGCAGGGTAAGTATGAAGCGAGTAAAAAAGTGGTCTGACCGGGTGACAAAGTTCAGCAATGCTCTTGATTTAGAACAGGGTGTTTTTACCTGGAAAGATCCGCGCAAGATCGCAGCCTCATTAAAGCGATCAGCAGAGACAAGCATGCGGCGAAAAAGTAGTCCTTTTGCATCCGCAATGTCAATGCTGTCTTTTTATATCAATCGTGCCGGAAAGAACATTGACCCTCTTCAGAAACGTATCCTGATGCAGACGAAGCAGGAGCTGAGA
This region of Candidatus Omnitrophota bacterium genomic DNA includes:
- a CDS encoding DUF3175 domain-containing protein is translated as MKRVKKWSDRVTKFSNALDLEQGVFTWKDPRKIAASLKRSAETSMRRKSSPFASAMSMLSFYINRAGKNIDPLQKRILMQTKQELRKLFNRPVI